A section of the Terriglobales bacterium genome encodes:
- a CDS encoding porin family protein, with product MRRTVLAVTVVFLVCMASWAQETRHEVTVQGSGFFTKETSDLGITNKPTYSGGFLAGYRFNINQWLGVEGDYDYFSNSQKYINSTGTALVRTNVHAATGAAVVKIPTSSSLTPYFLAGGGAIIFDPRDTNLVETQSRGTFVYGGGVDLALTKRFTVRGQYRGFLYKTPDFEVSDFRTDKFTHTAVPSAGLVFTF from the coding sequence TGTAACCGTTGTCTTTCTGGTGTGCATGGCGAGTTGGGCCCAAGAGACGAGACACGAGGTCACGGTTCAGGGAAGTGGCTTCTTTACTAAAGAAACAAGCGACCTTGGGATAACCAACAAGCCGACATACTCAGGTGGTTTTCTTGCCGGTTATCGATTCAACATCAACCAGTGGTTGGGAGTCGAAGGAGACTACGACTACTTTAGCAATTCCCAGAAATACATCAACTCGACGGGCACAGCACTGGTCAGGACGAATGTGCATGCAGCTACGGGTGCGGCCGTCGTTAAGATACCGACCTCCTCCTCCCTCACGCCGTACTTCCTGGCAGGGGGCGGTGCAATCATATTTGACCCTCGTGACACAAATTTAGTTGAGACGCAGAGCCGAGGAACCTTCGTCTATGGCGGTGGCGTCGATCTGGCCCTCACAAAGCGTTTCACAGTTCGTGGTCAGTACCGGGGCTTCCTTTACAAAACCCCGGACTTTGAAGTTAGTGATTTCCGCACGGACAAGTTCACCCACACGGCAGTACCGTCGGCAGGGTTGGTGTTTACGTTCTAG